In a genomic window of Natranaerovirga pectinivora:
- a CDS encoding bifunctional homocysteine S-methyltransferase/methylenetetrahydrofolate reductase produces MNFKDYIKDHILITDGAMGTYYSQLINSNHTLSEKANLNNPEVVAKIHKEYIAAGANLIRTNTFSANTKVLNEGIDKVKEIIIEGFNIAKKTVQESNNDVIIAASIGPVPENDFTSDEEVINEYKIIVDTFLQEGADTFLFETFSDIHYLKDIIPYIKSKNPETTVIAQFALNIYGYTKIGKSANRLLDDLRSINGLDIYGFNCGIGAGHLYQIIKKLHWNEEEIISAMPNSGYPDILQDRTVYMDNTDYFVDTMINIAKLGVKMIGGCCGTTPIHIEKLAKAMESFDVNDVKKPTNKKKVVQTQERNINPFEAKLMNNKEVIAVELDPPFGKDIEKVMESANLLKANGVDIITIADSPMGKPRADALIIASKIAREVKIPTMPHICCRDKNIIGLKAQILGGYMENIRDMLLVTGDPIPSGDRNEIKSVFNLNSITLMEMVREMNIEHFKDEPIHYGGALNPNRANLDKEIERMKKKIDAGATFFLTQPIYDEKTLEKITYIKSKLDTKILGGILPLVNIRNARFIQNEIIGITVPDEIINQFDENMTREESEQIGIEIGKNIALKMRGIVDGYYFMVPFNRVNMINEIINALKKGENK; encoded by the coding sequence GTGAATTTTAAAGACTATATAAAAGATCATATATTAATCACAGATGGTGCAATGGGGACTTATTATTCTCAACTGATTAATTCCAATCATACACTATCTGAAAAAGCAAATCTTAACAATCCAGAGGTGGTTGCTAAGATACATAAAGAATATATAGCAGCAGGAGCAAATCTGATTAGAACCAACACTTTTTCTGCCAATACGAAAGTCTTGAATGAAGGAATAGATAAAGTTAAAGAAATCATTATTGAGGGTTTTAATATTGCCAAAAAAACAGTACAAGAAAGCAATAATGATGTTATCATAGCAGCTAGTATTGGTCCGGTTCCGGAAAATGACTTTACTAGTGATGAAGAAGTAATCAATGAATATAAAATTATTGTAGATACCTTTTTACAAGAAGGGGCGGATACCTTTTTATTTGAAACTTTTTCAGATATTCATTATTTAAAAGATATTATCCCATATATTAAAAGCAAAAACCCAGAGACAACAGTTATCGCTCAATTTGCCCTTAATATTTATGGGTATACTAAAATCGGGAAAAGTGCCAATCGATTATTAGACGACTTACGTTCTATCAATGGACTAGACATTTATGGGTTTAACTGTGGAATTGGGGCAGGCCATTTGTATCAGATTATTAAGAAGTTGCATTGGAATGAAGAAGAAATCATCTCCGCTATGCCGAATTCAGGGTACCCAGATATTTTGCAAGATCGTACAGTATATATGGACAATACAGATTATTTTGTGGATACAATGATAAATATAGCCAAACTTGGTGTGAAAATGATAGGTGGGTGTTGTGGGACTACGCCTATTCATATAGAAAAATTAGCAAAGGCTATGGAAAGCTTTGATGTTAATGATGTAAAAAAGCCTACCAATAAAAAGAAAGTGGTTCAAACTCAAGAAAGAAATATCAATCCATTTGAAGCAAAACTAATGAACAACAAAGAAGTTATTGCAGTTGAATTAGATCCTCCATTTGGCAAGGACATAGAAAAAGTAATGGAGTCAGCCAATCTACTAAAAGCCAATGGGGTTGATATTATTACAATAGCAGATTCTCCAATGGGTAAACCAAGAGCAGATGCTCTTATTATTGCTTCTAAAATTGCAAGAGAAGTAAAAATCCCAACCATGCCACATATTTGTTGTAGAGACAAAAATATCATAGGGTTAAAAGCTCAAATCCTTGGGGGTTATATGGAAAACATTAGGGATATGTTATTGGTTACAGGGGACCCTATTCCTAGTGGGGATCGTAATGAAATCAAAAGTGTATTTAATCTTAATTCCATTACATTGATGGAAATGGTAAGAGAAATGAATATTGAACACTTTAAAGATGAGCCTATACATTATGGTGGTGCATTAAACCCTAATAGAGCCAATTTGGATAAAGAAATTGAGCGAATGAAAAAGAAAATAGATGCTGGTGCAACTTTCTTTTTAACACAGCCAATCTATGATGAAAAAACCTTGGAAAAAATCACATACATTAAAAGTAAGTTAGATACTAAGATTCTTGGTGGCATTCTGCCTCTTGTTAATATAAGAAACGCACGATTTATACAAAATGAAATCATAGGTATAACTGTACCTGATGAAATCATCAATCAATTTGATGAAAACATGACAAGAGAAGAAAGTGAACAAATAGGGATTGAGATAGGAAAGAATATCGCTCTTAAAATGAGAGGTATTGTAGATGGGTATTACTTTATGGTACCTTTTAATAGAGTGAATATGATCAATGAAATAATAAATGCATTGAAAAAGGGTGAAAACAAATGA